Genomic window (Vigna radiata var. radiata cultivar VC1973A chromosome 1, Vradiata_ver6, whole genome shotgun sequence):
AATGTACAAAATAACGACAAATGTTGTCACTGGCCGACGTCAatatattatatgaagaaatccattttttcaaaaacataagataaaaaataaaaacaaaaccaaaagaaatacattataataaaagaacCAACAAAAGAACTAGAAGTTATGTAAAATGGAGAAGGTTATTGAAATCcaaatctattaattttttttctctggaTTTACAAAAACTTTTCATAATGAGAATGAATCAATGACAAAAAAATGTATTGCTTTTGTGAACTTAAAGGTGTTAATAGAAATTcagagaaaaaaagttaacaaaatgaTTACTGATTACGAAGGCTTTGTAGGGAAGAAAATTTTGGTGAATGGAGGTGTAAGGTTTTAAAGGATTTGAAACTTTATTTAAAGTGAAATTGTGGAGAAACAAAGAAGCTCttcatattcatttattttggtATGGATATCTGGTGTTACCTAAGCGaacattatatgtttatatgtttagTCAAGATGTAGTTTAACGTCACTTATAGGTATGGTTAGATGtcattagtaaatatatatCTGATGGAcgtttaattattgtatttatttacaatCATGTTATCcgtcatttttaacattaattattctGATATTAGAGATTAAATGCATGACGTTATAAAATTTGATATGtacatatatcattttcaatcATAAACTAGATTTAACTAATCAAACTTTATCTAAAATCTCAACCACCAAATCAGAAAGATTGAGGATCAATATCATATATGTTAGAATACAAGcaaaaatctattataaaataaaataagagataaaaatggatttatatacatataaaatattttcattaaaaagttTTTCGAAGTAGTAACAAAATAAATCTTGAATACTTGAAGTAGAACAAATAATATCTTACTACTATAAAGACCAACCCTACAAAGACTTGGCCTAATATCTTACTattgtatttaaattactttatctgttaatttttttaattatccattttaaaaaataacctgAATAGCCcctttttataaacaaattgcATAAACATGTACTTAGTTTTCTTCTTGTCGGCTTTTTCTAGAAGGCTAGAACCGAATGTTGTGatgcaaataaataaatatttcgtTTTAACTTTCtgaattgttatttttcttggAAACTGCATAGGCATTCCTGGACTCAATAgtttggacaatgatattttgacaacattttttgacaactttttttacaatggGATACGTgccattattttattgatttatttgaatttatatttaaaaaatatttaaaacgaaccaatcacaaactgtcaaaaggttgttaaaaaaatgttgttaaaagaagtttttctcAATAGTTTATTTTCAGTGTACCAGAAAGTggctattttttaaaacaaattaggtagttaaaaaatatataaacatacctTAAACTCCAAGTTTCAATTTGCATAACAAAGTTGGTCTAAAAACATATTGtatcatataatattaaaataaattaagtatgtacatagtaaataaattatttgaaactactatttttaagtaaaattaattattttttcaatcgAGTCAATGAATTtgtttctaatatatatatcttgctgtttaatttagaaatatattatattaataaaattaatgcaATAGCTAGAATCTCATGACCATTAATCCAATCCATatctttaaaagtttaagcTTCCTAGGTTTGTTGTTTTCTTATCCAATTTATTCTTCTAAAGTTTCACTGTTACTTGTGAATCAAACCATTGAAAAGTTCTTCACTTGGCCTTCAAAAGTCAATGCCTCTCTCTCTGCGTTTGCATTGTATTATGTAAGAAAACTCTCAGAAATAACCTGAATCAGTGACAAGCCACACCAAAACCATCAATGGTTAACTCCTTCAAATACCCTTAGAAGCAAAATATTTAAACCATCTTTCACCAATCACCTTAGAAACCTTAGAAAATCAGTGACACCATGTGTTGCAGAGACCGCTGCATACGTTGCATTTGCTGCACAATCATCACCCTCGTACTGTTGTTCATAGTTTCCTCAATCATCTTCTGGATAATCATCTCTCCATCAAACATGAAGTTCCATGTAACTGATGTCTCCCTCACACAATTCAACCTCACAAACAACAACACCTTGTATTACAACTTCAAGGTCAACGTCACGGTGagaaaccccaacaacaacaTCGTAGTGTACTATAGGAGGATCAAAGCGATAGCTTGGTACAAAGACAATGATTTTGGTCGGGTAAACTTGACACCCTTTGACCAAGGACACAAGAACACCACTGTCCTTCAGGTATTGTTTGAAGGGCAAAGCTTGCTTAAGCTCAGACGTCAACAACTTGGTGAGTATAAAGAAGAGACAAGTGTCGAGGTTTACAATGACATGGCTGTGGATTTTGATTTCAGAATCAGAGCCAAGTTTGGAAAGTTCAAGAGTAGTCGTTTCAATCCTCCCATCGTTCAGTGTCGTCGTTTGAGTGTTCCTTTGATTTCTAAGGGTAAATCATCACCTCCTTTTAGTGTCAGAAACTGTAGAATTGGTCGTTCTTTCTTTGTTGATCGTGATGCTGAAGCTGAATGGTAAGgagaaataaaattaggaaGAAAGGAGAGTAGGTTTCAGAGTTGAGATTCGGAAAGGTGTCTTGAAAACAATCTCTGACCAAGAAAATAATTCAGAAATAGGTAAGGGAGCTAacctttttatacttttatattaatgatttgatagattttgtaaattataaaatttatgtgaTCTTGTATAGAATATGTAAAATCCTTGCTCTGAAATTTATGTGTGAATATTGTGATTTTGtattgaatatgaaaataagaaaatcatgaaaattaattaaggaaaactttggctaaggaaagatctggtacttaagttgtctaTTAAGACACACCTCTTTTTTTTTAGAAGTCTACTCAAAGAGTTTTCATCttatttcttattaaatatattcgatatactattaaattattatgtaatataCTCAATTGGTATGGAAAATTTGTGATGAATTCATTCTATATGTTGAATATGAATTGATGAATATGGACATGATGTGAGATTGGTCATGGGTCTCGTGGAGAGACTCTGTGGTTGTAATTAATTAGTGTACATGTTGATGTTGAGGGTCCTGTTGTTGGAGGTTATCTTGATACCTTAATAATCATTcagtctcaagtagagaaggatgAATTATGTGGTGAGAGGGGCAGGAAGTCCTAGTTTATGTGCCGGTTTTGGGCATGGGTGTtaacaaactaaccttgtgGATGAATTGAAGTGTTGTATTGGAAGTGTATTCGTAAAAAGTAGTAGAGGttaccacaagtgcacaacctcTCATGATCGCACATCAACATCTCATCCAAATGATTGTGTCTGACATCATTATTGTATGATGTGATGATTTAGGCTAGTATGATTATTTGTATGGTGTGATGATTAAGTTTAGTATAATTATTGCATGATAATATGAGTATTGTTGTGTGtagtaatatatttttgcatgttGGATGAATTATCTGTTGAATGTTATCCTActtgttgtttgtgtttgtatttgtgcgatgatcgtataactcgtgtTGTTGTATAGGAATACTGATGATTCTGGAACCGATATTGATGAGAGAAAAGATTAATGATGAgagttttattcaaattttatctactaaaaatttataataatgtttttataaattcatgagattaatttataaatgagAATTGacaattttcttaataaatagaataaaataaaaaaaattcttgtgaCACTCCGAAAAGGGTGTTATAATGACCAATCAATTAATCTTTATCTTTCTCTCAGAGTTTTGAAAATTGTCATGATTTTTAAAGTACAGTTGTTTTatataggttaaaaaaaatttatactaatttttgaACCATAATAGAATCAAAAGATATAAAAACTATTCGATTTTATACCAATTCTAGAACCGATATAAAAAGTCCATTTTTATACAGGTTATGCAACTAGTATAGAAAGTTTGTTAggaataagataaatttatatacgATTCAAACCTTTTATAACTGTTCGTTAACTAACCGTTTGACATTCTATATCAGTTGGAGCGCTAGCTAGTATAATAagcttaattttttatactggttaaGGCGTcaactagtataaaaaaaatcactttctaTACTAGTTAGATCTTTAATCAATATAGAATGTCACTTTCCTTATGTTGTCACCTCCATGATTGCAGAGACCACCATCCTCTGGAAACCATGAACACGTATTTAGACCACTCAACGTTGTGTTTTCAATATCATTTGATCCACAATTTAGTTTTCTCCAAGGAATTGTTGTTTTCTGAGGTCTTTTAAGCCTCACTGTGTCCTCTGTATGCTTCAATGACTTCACCACTAATAACAGAGTTGATTATTGAGTTCACACTTTAGACTTATATTCTTATATTACAttagttattttattcaaacaaatttaGTGAGGTAAAAACATTTAGACCAATTAGAATGTTCTTATAAAAACACGCCATTAGCCTTTGAGCTATATAGATGAATTGGGCATggtacataaaaaaattaaacaagattaaaattgtatattgaattaaaaattataatttttcttttttacccaCTAGCAGATCCTGGACATGGAATGAATGGATAATTTGTGTCAAAAAGCTCAATAGAATATGACATAACAAAGTTTGgtattaaaatttgaagtttattttGTTCATATGTGCAGGAAATTATTAAATGTACTAATCTGCATTCCAAGAATTTAGTGAATGAATATTGTGACAGGTTTTAAGCCTCTGCAACCGATTTGACAATGTTTATTCACATCATGTGAATTGGAGTGATAAAAAACTATCAGTTATATAAGACAGCAATCATAATAGATGTAAACCATAGATACAAGAAgcataaaaaaagtatatctaTGAtactaattttctaattttgataTAGTTGCATATGAATTCCATTTGTGTTCAGAATGTTTTTATGCAGATTATAATCCCACAAAGAactgtatttttaaaattaacctaaaattgatagtagagagaaattatatatactgataaagaaaatagatagataaattagataattattatttcacTAGATGAAAAGCTTattgaaaacttaaaacaaaaccATCGAGAACTCTACTATTTCAGCTACAGCTATTGGTCTAAAAAAGTCAAacaataaactaaaacaattaaaataagcTACTAATATTCAGAATTAAAACTACAAAATCAAAAAGCAATATAGTAACTacaaactgaaaaagaaaatatgaaagaaagtaGTATAAAGAATCATCAAAACAGTGTTCAGAGTCATATCAAAtctaaaattaacaaatgaatgaaaaacaacaaaagtaaaaaagttcAGACCAGCTAAAGAGAATTTAAAAGTAGTAAAGCAAAACAGTAAACAGACTTaactaaacagaaaaaaaaaaacaaaaatttacccTTCCCCCACACTTGAATTAAGCATTGTTCTCACTAAACTGAAAACaacaaagagaaaataagaaacatatctaaactaaactaaaaacaacCTTATGTTGTCACCTCCATGATTGTAGAGACCACCGTCCTCTGAAAACCATGAACACGTATTTAGACCACTCAAAGTTGTGTTTTCAATATCATTAATTTAGTTATGTCTCCAAGGAATTGTTGTTTTATGAGGTCTTTTAAGCCTCACTGTGTCCTCTGTATGTTTTAAGACAGAATCCTGCAGAAAAAACCAGAAAGAGTCATGGCATATGGTGTCACTTGATAACAAAATATCCaaaatttctattaaattgatttaCCGGTGGGCCTCTTTTCAATGTATTGAACCTTACTTACATAATTTGAAACTTGTAATGACtaatatcaatatcaataaGGTATTTATGGAGGGAAGTCAGGGTTTTGGTCTTGACAGACAATgcaatgcaaaataaaaaattttcaactcTTCACATCCAATTCTTAACAAGACAAGCATCATTTGCAGAAAGGTCACTTCTCCGATCAAACAGACACAACATATACAAACCACTCAAGAACATTATGTAGCAAGACATAAATGTAACTAAATATAGAAATGAGATTTCACCTTTTATCATGTCAACAAGCCTCTAGATATCATTTCACGAAGAAATGTCTCTGCCTTATCACTCTCATCCTCTCCAAAAAGAGCAGTAATCATTATTTCAAAACTTACTGCATTAGGTAAGCAACCATTGTCTTCCATTTTGGACCATAAGGTCAATGCCTCATCAAGTAAACCCTTTTTACAAAGACCATTGATCATAATAGTATAACTATGTACGTTTAAAGGATAACCTTTAATTAAAAGATCTTGGA
Coding sequences:
- the LOC106756047 gene encoding NDR1/HIN1-like protein 10 gives rise to the protein MCCRDRCIRCICCTIITLVLLFIVSSIIFWIIISPSNMKFHVTDVSLTQFNLTNNNTLYYNFKVNVTVRNPNNNIVVYYRRIKAIAWYKDNDFGRVNLTPFDQGHKNTTVLQVLFEGQSLLKLRRQQLGEYKEETSVEVYNDMAVDFDFRIRAKFGKFKSSRFNPPIVQCRRLSVPLISKGKSSPPFSVRNCRIGRSFFVDRDAEAEW